A genomic segment from Rickettsiella endosymbiont of Miltochrista miniata encodes:
- a CDS encoding sugar phosphate nucleotidyltransferase translates to MITLFPIVILAGGLATRLGVLSQTTPKSLILVHEEPFIAHQLRLLKSQGFKKVILCIGYLGNLIRAYVKNGKQFGLSVTYSEDGEQLLGTAGALYKASSLVPESFFVLYGDSYLMVDFKVIQKAFERQSKPALMTVFKNNNTGDISNIEYGGKHIIKYDKKNKTINMNYIDFGLSLFKKNIFNSLNPFYDLGDLYKKLLIDNQLASYEVFQRFYEIGSIDGLNEFKNFIK, encoded by the coding sequence ATGATTACATTATTTCCTATCGTTATTTTAGCAGGAGGATTGGCTACTCGTTTAGGTGTACTATCACAAACTACTCCTAAATCTTTAATATTAGTGCATGAAGAACCCTTTATTGCTCATCAATTACGCTTACTAAAAAGCCAAGGATTTAAAAAAGTGATTTTATGTATCGGTTATTTAGGAAATTTAATTCGAGCATATGTCAAAAATGGTAAGCAGTTTGGTTTATCGGTAACATACTCGGAGGATGGGGAACAATTGTTAGGCACAGCGGGCGCACTATATAAAGCTTCATCCTTAGTACCTGAAAGTTTTTTTGTTTTATATGGTGATAGTTATTTAATGGTTGATTTTAAAGTCATTCAGAAAGCCTTTGAAAGGCAAAGTAAACCGGCGCTAATGACTGTTTTTAAAAATAATAACACTGGCGATATTAGTAATATCGAATACGGTGGAAAACATATTATTAAGTACGATAAAAAAAATAAAACGATTAATATGAATTATATCGATTTCGGCTTGTCTTTATTTAAAAAAAATATTTTTAATTCTTTAAACCCATTTTATGATTTAGGTGATCTTTATAAAAAATTATTAATAGATAACCAATTGGCAAGCTACGAGGTTTTTCAACGTTTTTATGAAATTGGCTCAATTGACGGTTTAAATGAATTTAAAAATTTTATTAAATAG
- a CDS encoding class I SAM-dependent methyltransferase: MNKSSVDKWPKQFPELTEEQKWIRDDFVKYLYTIFPKKFTFLERFNNNYIIKNRPVTFTKTLEIGAGLGEHIFHEKLSNIQRQNYVALELRENMAKGIRSNHPDVQVWVGDCQKKIPAQDHEFDRIIASHVLEHLPNLPKAIKEIYRICHKQHGVFSVVIPCEGGFGYSIGRKISVQRIFEKRYQQSYKWFIEREHVNVPKEILDEILPYFTLESREFFPLKFLPYTWCNISIGLNFRPKQHFELES; this comes from the coding sequence ATGAACAAAAGCTCAGTGGATAAATGGCCTAAACAGTTCCCAGAGTTGACCGAAGAACAAAAGTGGATTCGTGATGATTTTGTAAAATATTTATACACAATTTTTCCAAAAAAATTTACTTTTCTTGAGCGTTTTAATAATAACTATATCATTAAAAATAGACCTGTAACATTTACTAAAACTTTAGAGATTGGTGCAGGCTTAGGCGAGCATATTTTTCATGAAAAACTTTCAAACATTCAGCGACAAAACTATGTTGCCCTTGAATTGAGAGAGAATATGGCAAAAGGTATACGTTCTAATCATCCTGATGTTCAAGTTTGGGTAGGTGACTGTCAAAAAAAGATTCCTGCACAAGATCATGAATTTGATCGAATCATTGCATCGCATGTATTAGAACATCTCCCGAATTTGCCTAAAGCAATTAAAGAAATATATCGAATATGCCATAAACAACATGGAGTTTTTTCTGTTGTTATTCCATGCGAGGGTGGATTTGGCTATTCTATTGGAAGAAAGATTTCTGTGCAAAGGATTTTTGAAAAACGCTATCAACAATCCTATAAATGGTTTATTGAACGCGAACATGTCAATGTACCTAAAGAAATTTTAGATGAAATTCTACCTTATTTTACATTAGAGTCGCGTGAATTTTTTCCATTAAAATTCTTACCTTA